The following is a genomic window from Anaeromicrobium sediminis.
ATTGGTGATTATGTAAAAACTGGTGAAGCCATAGCTACCATATATGCCAATGATCTACAAAAGAAAGAAGTATCAGAAAAGATATTATTAGATTCATATACAATAGTAGAAGAAAAAATTCTTCCAAATAAATTAATTAAAGGTATCGTAACTAAGAATGGAATAGAGAAATACTAGGAAGTAGGAGTGGACATATGAACATAGTTATTGCAATAGGTATTGCATCTGGAATTTTAGCAGGTTGTTGGGTTATGAGTAGCATGTCACTAGGATTTATAACTTTTGCTGGATTTTTCGGATGGTCAAGCTTTTTTGTTGCCGGTGGAGACGAAGCAGGAATTAAAAAAACGTTGATAAATAATTTAAGTGGTGTATTTTGGGGAATATTAGCAGTTAAATTCGGAGACTTTCTAGCTCCTATTATAGGAACGAAGTTGGCACTAGGTATTGCTAATGGTATGGGCTCGGCAATAATTTGCTGGATGTCAAGGTATAAGCCATTTTCATCAATACCCGCTTCATTCATAGGATGTTCTACTTATTTTGCAACTAACTTTAATATTATGGGCACAATAGTAGGACTTATAATAGGACAGTGTATAGGATTAATATCAGTAAAACTTACTGATGTAATAGCAAAAAGTAAAAGTAGCGTAGTAGCAGAACAATAAAAAGAGGCGTAAGCCTCTTTTTTATTTACATATTTATTCTATGAAATTTGTTAAAGTACCAATTTTTTCAATATAACATTCCACTTTGTCCTTTGAATTTAAGAATTTAAAAGGAGAGAATCCAAGACCTACACCTGATGGGGTGCCTGTTATGATAATATCTCCTGCTTTTAATTCCATTCCCTTTGATAAGTCACTTATTACATTGGCAATATTAAATATCATGTTTTTAGTGTTAGAATTCTGTCTAAGTTCACCATTTACACTACATTTTATATCTAGTTCTACTGGAAATGGTATTTGAGATTTATGTACAATATAGGGGCCCATTGGGCAGAA
Proteins encoded in this region:
- a CDS encoding DUF1097 domain-containing protein yields the protein MNIVIAIGIASGILAGCWVMSSMSLGFITFAGFFGWSSFFVAGGDEAGIKKTLINNLSGVFWGILAVKFGDFLAPIIGTKLALGIANGMGSAIICWMSRYKPFSSIPASFIGCSTYFATNFNIMGTIVGLIIGQCIGLISVKLTDVIAKSKSSVVAEQ